From Candidatus Pedobacter colombiensis, one genomic window encodes:
- the asnS gene encoding asparagine--tRNA ligase, with amino-acid sequence MIHREKVKSLLETEEFNREVTVMGWVRTFRNNQFIAINDGSCMGNIQIVVDFNNTPEALLKRITTGAAIAVKGTIVESAGKGQRVDIKADSIEILGDSDPEKFPLQPKKHSLEFLREIAHLRFRTNTFNAVFKVRHALAFAIHQFYNERGFVYMHTPIITASDAEGAGEMFKVTTLDLDKPPRTEDGQVDYSEDFFARSANLTVSGQLEGELAAMAFGQIYTFGPTFRAENSNTTRHLAEFWMIEPEVAFADLEDNMQLAEDMMKYVISYALKNCKEEIDFLNNRLLEEEKTKPQNERSELSLIEKLNFCLDNDFERLTYTEAIAILKSSKPNQKKQFKYLIDEWGADLQSEHERYLVEKHFKKPVILTDYPADIKSFYMRQNEPDAQGRKTVAAMDILFPGIGEMIGGSQREERLDKLTQRMEELNIPHEELWWFLDTRRFGSAPHSGFGLGFERLVLFVTGMTNIRDVIAFPRFPKNAEF; translated from the coding sequence ATGATACACAGAGAAAAAGTAAAAAGTCTGCTCGAGACAGAAGAGTTTAACAGAGAAGTAACCGTTATGGGTTGGGTACGAACTTTCCGTAACAATCAGTTCATTGCTATAAATGATGGTTCCTGCATGGGAAACATCCAAATCGTTGTTGATTTTAATAATACACCTGAAGCACTGCTAAAACGCATCACAACCGGTGCTGCGATAGCAGTAAAAGGTACAATCGTTGAATCTGCAGGAAAAGGACAAAGAGTAGACATCAAAGCTGATTCTATTGAAATACTGGGCGATAGCGACCCTGAAAAATTCCCATTACAACCAAAAAAGCACAGCTTAGAGTTTTTAAGGGAAATTGCACATTTACGTTTCCGCACCAACACATTTAATGCAGTATTTAAAGTACGTCATGCTTTAGCATTTGCCATACACCAATTTTATAATGAAAGAGGTTTTGTATATATGCATACACCAATCATCACAGCATCTGATGCTGAGGGGGCAGGCGAAATGTTTAAGGTAACAACATTAGATCTTGACAAACCTCCACGCACTGAAGATGGTCAGGTTGACTATTCAGAAGATTTCTTTGCGCGTTCTGCTAATCTAACCGTATCAGGACAACTTGAAGGGGAGTTAGCAGCAATGGCATTTGGACAGATTTACACATTCGGTCCTACTTTTAGAGCTGAAAACTCAAATACTACCCGTCACCTTGCCGAATTTTGGATGATTGAACCAGAGGTTGCTTTTGCTGACCTTGAAGACAACATGCAACTGGCAGAAGACATGATGAAATATGTCATCAGCTATGCACTAAAAAACTGCAAAGAAGAAATTGACTTCTTAAACAACCGCTTGCTGGAAGAAGAGAAAACAAAACCTCAAAATGAGCGTAGCGAATTGTCACTGATTGAGAAATTAAACTTCTGCCTGGACAATGATTTTGAACGTTTAACCTATACAGAAGCAATTGCTATCTTAAAATCTTCAAAACCTAATCAAAAGAAACAATTCAAGTATCTTATTGATGAATGGGGAGCAGATTTACAGTCAGAACACGAACGCTATCTGGTAGAAAAACATTTCAAAAAACCGGTAATCTTAACCGACTACCCTGCAGATATTAAATCGTTCTACATGCGTCAGAATGAGCCTGATGCTCAAGGCAGAAAAACAGTGGCCGCAATGGACATTCTTTTCCCTGGAATCGGCGAAATGATAGGTGGCTCGCAAAGAGAAGAACGCCTGGACAAATTGACCCAAAGAATGGAAGAACTAAATATCCCTCACGAAGAGTTGTGGTGGTTTTTAGACACCAGACGCTTTGGTTCAGCCCCACACTCAGGCTTTGGATTGGGCTTTGAAAGACTTGTGCTATTTGTAACCGGTATGACCAATATCAGAGATGTAATTGCTTTCCCTCGTTTCCCAAAAAACGCAGAATTTTAA
- a CDS encoding ABC transporter ATP-binding protein, translating to MLKATGIKKAYGNLPILKGVDFEVSKGEIVSIIGASGAGKSTLLHILGTLDKPDHGEVELKGTKVSHLSGELLSVFRNRNIGFVFQFHHLLPEFTALENICIPAFIAKTGKKEAEQRAMDLLELLGLRDRAGHKPNQMSGGEQQRIAVARALINNPAIILADEPSGNLDSANANALHEFFITLRDNFQQTFVIVTHNEDLAEISDRVVTMKDGLII from the coding sequence ATGCTAAAAGCCACGGGTATAAAAAAAGCTTACGGAAACCTGCCTATATTAAAAGGTGTGGATTTTGAAGTGTCAAAAGGTGAAATTGTAAGTATTATTGGTGCCTCAGGAGCAGGTAAAAGTACGCTTCTGCATATTCTGGGTACTTTAGATAAGCCCGATCATGGAGAAGTAGAATTGAAAGGAACAAAAGTGAGCCACCTTTCCGGTGAGTTGCTCAGTGTTTTTCGCAACCGTAATATTGGCTTTGTATTTCAGTTTCATCACTTGTTACCGGAGTTCACAGCACTTGAAAATATTTGCATCCCAGCCTTTATTGCTAAAACCGGGAAGAAAGAGGCAGAGCAACGTGCTATGGATTTGCTTGAGCTGTTAGGCTTAAGAGATAGGGCAGGTCATAAGCCAAACCAAATGTCGGGTGGTGAGCAACAACGTATTGCAGTAGCCAGGGCGCTGATCAATAATCCGGCTATTATCCTTGCTGATGAGCCTTCGGGTAATTTAGATTCAGCAAATGCCAATGCGCTGCACGAGTTCTTTATCACGCTTCGTGATAACTTCCAACAAACATTTGTTATTGTTACCCACAATGAAGACCTGGCAGAAATAAGTGACCGGGTTGTAACCATGAAAGATGGCTTAATTATATGA
- a CDS encoding M28 family peptidase — protein MMLKTFYMNTCLLISLGLLLSCGTVKNTGINPVDKQLLKDVEILSSDSYEGRKTGTKGAEMARAYLAERFKTIGLSSFPQLHGYEQPFSFSTNSTAVIHGKNMVGYIEGQSKSDQVIVISAHYDHLGIINNQIYNGADDNASGVAALLKYAAYYKAHKPHHTLIFAAFDAEEMGLQGARAFVANPPVELDKIILNINLDMISRSDKGELYACGTFKYPSLKNYFYTSNPKPKILFGHDDPKLGHDDWTNQSDHSAFNDKNIPFIYFGVEDHKDYHKASDKYQNINKTFFIDASNSILEIINNIDKERDIQKLFHQNLQIRKQ, from the coding sequence ATGATGTTGAAGACTTTTTATATGAATACTTGCCTGCTGATATCATTAGGATTGTTGTTGAGCTGTGGTACTGTAAAAAACACGGGTATTAACCCTGTAGACAAACAATTGTTAAAGGATGTAGAGATTCTATCTTCTGACAGCTACGAGGGGCGTAAAACCGGCACAAAAGGAGCTGAAATGGCAAGAGCTTATCTGGCCGAAAGATTTAAGACAATAGGCTTATCATCATTCCCTCAGTTACATGGTTATGAACAACCTTTTTCTTTTTCAACGAACAGCACCGCTGTCATTCATGGAAAAAACATGGTTGGCTATATTGAAGGTCAAAGTAAAAGCGATCAGGTGATTGTCATTTCGGCGCACTATGACCATTTAGGAATCATTAACAATCAGATTTACAATGGTGCCGACGACAATGCCTCCGGTGTTGCTGCACTGTTAAAATATGCGGCTTATTATAAAGCGCATAAACCCCATCATACATTAATTTTCGCTGCTTTTGATGCAGAAGAAATGGGTTTACAGGGAGCCAGGGCATTTGTTGCCAACCCGCCGGTAGAACTGGATAAAATCATACTCAACATCAATTTGGATATGATCAGTCGCAGTGATAAAGGAGAACTTTATGCCTGTGGTACCTTTAAATATCCTTCCTTAAAAAATTACTTCTATACTTCTAACCCTAAACCGAAAATATTATTCGGTCATGATGATCCTAAATTGGGACATGACGACTGGACCAATCAGAGCGACCATTCAGCTTTTAACGATAAGAATATTCCGTTTATTTATTTTGGTGTTGAAGATCATAAGGATTACCACAAGGCAAGTGATAAATATCAGAATATAAATAAAACGTTCTTTATCGATGCCAGCAACTCTATTCTAGAGATCATTAACAACATCGATAAAGAACGTGATATACAAAAACTGTTTCACCAGAATCTGCAAATAAGAAAACAATAA
- a CDS encoding TonB-dependent receptor, which yields MKTIKLFLSIILPTILISISNVNAQEINHTGEITGKVLDEKQNAFPYASISLLNAKDSTIVKGTLSNDSGDYLLTNIKQGTYLIAIYVVGYKKTYKGPYTITAIKQSYKLDATQLSQDSRQLKGVEIVRQKPLIERMVDKTVINVENSTLTAGNSALDILEKLPGITVDKDGKISQRGKQGVNVMLDGKPTYLSSEQLANLLRTTEGNAIQSIELITNPSAKYDAAGNSGIINIKLKKNRNYGTNGSIDAGVGYGKYYKANGGLALNHREKKFNIFGNFYYGRNKRYSGTDITRTNNTSVNKTYFDQTNYNLRFRNNINYKGGIDYFINDKNTIGFSFNGYKSDGKNESEVLTLIGNQPLKTDSSVVARNPNDFKYTGISYNLNYKGTIDTLGQEISIDADYSNYMGRQNNNFNNQYFDAQGQILKPDYLFRNATPTKTNIKATKADYTYPINKEMKLEAGLKSSFVKTDNNFIFENFEHNNWINDSNRSNQFLYDENINAVYSSLNTKFKTTAVQFGLRAEQTNSKGNSISNNKVVNRHYINLFPSVFITQTLSKDQDIGFSYSRRIDRPDYESLNPFVYYLDLYSYRFGNPFLKPQYTNSFEVSYNYKKNLNITFGYSRTTDVISNVLLTDTAKKTIFISYQNLATQDSYNVNLTYPIKITTWWNSSNNLNGYYNKFKTPDLLGSSYESGRVAFRLNTTQTITLTPTTNIEFSGYYQSKQVSGTLLLDPQYSVDLGIKKSIMDKKMDIKLAVNDIFKTEGNKITSALPSQQYIIKERWESRIFRLSCTYRFGSNDIKAASKRSSSSETEEKRVKSGG from the coding sequence ATGAAAACGATTAAACTCTTTTTATCTATTATTTTACCCACCATTCTTATCTCTATAAGTAATGTTAATGCACAAGAAATTAACCACACAGGCGAAATAACCGGTAAAGTATTGGATGAAAAACAAAATGCATTTCCTTATGCTTCTATTAGCTTGTTAAATGCTAAAGACTCGACAATAGTGAAAGGAACACTTAGCAACGATAGCGGCGACTATCTTTTAACAAATATCAAACAAGGCACTTATCTGATCGCTATTTATGTGGTTGGCTACAAAAAAACATACAAAGGGCCTTATACTATTACAGCAATAAAACAATCCTATAAGCTTGATGCAACACAATTAAGTCAAGATAGCAGACAACTTAAAGGTGTTGAAATTGTGAGACAAAAACCATTAATAGAGCGAATGGTTGATAAAACCGTAATCAATGTAGAAAACAGCACCCTAACTGCCGGTAATTCTGCACTTGACATTCTGGAAAAGCTACCGGGTATAACTGTTGATAAAGACGGAAAGATTAGTCAAAGAGGCAAACAAGGGGTAAACGTTATGCTTGATGGCAAGCCTACTTACCTATCATCCGAACAACTAGCTAACCTATTGCGCACTACAGAAGGAAATGCCATTCAATCTATTGAACTGATTACCAATCCTTCGGCAAAATACGATGCTGCTGGCAATTCAGGAATCATAAACATCAAGCTAAAAAAGAACCGGAACTATGGTACCAACGGCTCTATAGATGCCGGCGTTGGATATGGCAAATATTATAAAGCAAATGGTGGACTAGCCCTAAATCATCGGGAGAAGAAATTTAACATTTTTGGAAACTTCTATTATGGAAGAAACAAGAGATATAGCGGCACCGATATTACACGAACCAATAACACTTCAGTTAACAAAACCTATTTTGATCAAACCAACTACAATTTAAGATTCAGAAACAACATCAATTATAAAGGTGGAATTGATTATTTCATCAATGATAAAAACACAATTGGTTTTTCATTTAATGGTTATAAAAGCGACGGTAAAAATGAGTCAGAAGTACTAACCTTAATTGGCAACCAACCTTTAAAAACAGATTCCTCTGTGGTAGCAAGAAATCCAAACGATTTCAAATATACAGGCATCTCTTACAACCTGAATTACAAAGGAACAATTGACACCCTGGGACAGGAGATCAGCATCGATGCCGATTATTCAAATTACATGGGTAGGCAAAACAATAATTTTAACAATCAGTATTTTGACGCACAAGGACAAATACTAAAACCTGATTACCTATTCAGAAACGCAACTCCTACCAAAACAAATATCAAAGCAACAAAAGCCGACTACACCTACCCTATCAATAAAGAGATGAAACTGGAAGCTGGCTTAAAATCCAGTTTTGTAAAAACAGATAACAACTTCATATTCGAAAACTTTGAACACAACAATTGGATAAATGATAGCAACCGAAGTAACCAATTTCTTTATGATGAAAATATAAATGCTGTTTACAGCAGTCTGAATACAAAATTTAAAACGACAGCTGTACAATTCGGACTTAGGGCTGAGCAAACCAATTCAAAAGGAAATTCAATTAGTAACAACAAGGTTGTAAACAGACATTACATCAATCTATTTCCAAGTGTTTTTATCACCCAGACACTTTCTAAAGATCAGGACATAGGCTTTTCTTATAGCAGACGAATTGACAGGCCAGATTATGAATCCCTTAACCCATTTGTTTATTACCTTGATCTATACTCATACCGCTTTGGAAATCCTTTTTTAAAACCCCAGTACACTAATTCTTTTGAGGTGTCTTACAATTACAAAAAGAATTTAAACATCACATTTGGTTACAGCCGCACTACAGATGTAATTTCTAATGTACTATTAACCGACACAGCTAAGAAAACCATCTTTATCTCCTACCAAAACCTGGCAACTCAAGATTCATACAATGTAAACTTAACTTACCCTATAAAAATCACCACCTGGTGGAACAGCAGCAATAATCTAAATGGGTATTATAATAAATTTAAAACTCCAGATTTACTAGGTAGCTCCTACGAGAGTGGAAGGGTCGCCTTTCGCCTAAATACAACACAAACTATTACTTTAACCCCAACTACCAATATAGAATTTTCAGGTTATTATCAATCTAAGCAGGTTTCCGGAACTTTATTATTAGATCCTCAATATAGTGTAGACTTAGGGATTAAAAAATCTATAATGGACAAAAAAATGGACATTAAACTAGCGGTCAATGATATATTTAAAACAGAGGGAAATAAAATCACCAGCGCACTGCCTTCTCAACAATATATAATTAAAGAAAGGTGGGAAAGCCGGATATTTCGCTTATCCTGCACTTACCGATTTGGGAGTAATGATATTAAAGCCGCATCTAAGCGTTCAAGTAGTTCGGAAACGGAAGAAAAAAGAGTTAAATCTGGAGGCTAA
- a CDS encoding S41 family peptidase: MKFIFRSGKSNFLLALLIIVSIGACKKSKVEPESTAPVPVTVGPNTKQTPTTDRTQLTNDSLFLYAQQVYYWNDALPSYDNFTPRTYGSDINGELFAITRFKIDPATNKPYEYRPSNPGVPKYSYIQDITNKNPVAVLPNEQASVDLEGNGNDVGIFAVSAVGINSTTYRLYILAVDKGSPADDFGLTRGAYITKINNTTIGVTANFDSDRTVINSTIYGSPNSITIEGVKTNGATFATTLNKKSYKSNPIFKTNVLTVGAKKIGYLAYARFSNESNSFSVLESAFADFSSQGVTDLVVDLRYNGGGYVNTAEELVNLIAPSSATGVMYKEYYNSTMQNGQATILKNQLLLDANNKVQYRNGRMLNYFDDVDYTLAKNSHSFSKKGSLNSINNIVFIVSGNTASASELVINSLKPKMNVKLVGTQTYGKPVGFFPVLIQNKYDVYFSMFETKNSLDQGGYYSGMVPDVVNDKDYGDYDFGNPSEGLLSAAIDVLVPKTPTVGVVSRDRVMSVSADGLGVGIKSMVGEFNQNKEFVGMIETRLKNK, translated from the coding sequence ATGAAATTCATCTTCAGGTCTGGGAAATCTAATTTCCTTTTAGCGTTGCTCATAATTGTGTCCATTGGGGCATGTAAAAAATCGAAAGTAGAGCCTGAATCAACGGCTCCTGTGCCGGTAACCGTAGGGCCAAATACTAAGCAAACACCAACAACTGATAGAACACAGCTTACTAACGATTCATTGTTTCTGTATGCTCAACAGGTATATTATTGGAATGATGCATTGCCTTCTTATGATAATTTTACGCCCAGAACTTACGGGAGTGACATCAATGGCGAATTATTTGCAATCACGAGATTTAAAATAGATCCGGCTACCAATAAACCATACGAATATAGGCCATCAAATCCTGGCGTACCAAAATATTCATATATACAAGATATTACCAATAAAAATCCTGTTGCAGTTTTGCCCAATGAACAGGCATCTGTAGATTTAGAAGGGAATGGAAATGATGTTGGTATTTTTGCTGTAAGTGCAGTTGGTATCAACAGCACCACATATCGGCTCTATATTCTTGCGGTCGACAAAGGCTCTCCTGCAGATGATTTCGGTCTGACAAGGGGAGCGTACATCACAAAAATAAATAATACAACGATTGGTGTTACTGCTAATTTTGATTCAGATAGAACTGTGATCAATTCCACTATTTATGGAAGTCCAAATAGCATCACTATTGAAGGAGTTAAAACAAATGGAGCTACATTTGCAACAACACTCAATAAGAAGTCTTATAAAAGCAACCCGATATTTAAGACAAACGTATTAACTGTAGGTGCAAAGAAGATCGGTTATCTGGCTTACGCACGCTTTTCAAATGAGTCCAATTCATTCTCTGTTTTAGAGTCTGCTTTTGCCGATTTTTCTTCACAAGGGGTCACAGATTTAGTGGTTGATTTGCGCTATAATGGAGGTGGATATGTAAATACCGCTGAAGAGCTGGTTAATCTTATTGCTCCATCATCCGCAACGGGAGTGATGTATAAAGAGTATTACAATTCAACAATGCAGAATGGTCAGGCTACAATTTTGAAAAACCAACTTCTATTAGATGCAAATAATAAGGTGCAATATAGAAATGGCAGGATGTTAAATTATTTTGATGATGTAGATTACACATTAGCTAAAAACTCCCATTCATTTAGTAAAAAAGGAAGCTTGAACTCGATTAATAATATTGTATTTATAGTTAGCGGGAATACAGCTTCAGCAAGTGAGTTGGTTATCAATAGCCTGAAACCAAAAATGAATGTGAAGTTGGTAGGTACACAGACCTATGGTAAACCAGTAGGCTTTTTTCCAGTACTTATTCAAAATAAATATGATGTTTACTTCTCTATGTTCGAAACCAAGAACTCGTTAGACCAGGGTGGATACTATAGTGGAATGGTGCCTGATGTGGTTAATGATAAGGATTATGGTGATTATGATTTTGGTAATCCATCCGAAGGTTTATTGTCAGCAGCTATAGATGTTCTCGTGCCAAAAACGCCCACCGTTGGTGTAGTTTCCAGAGACAGGGTAATGAGTGTATCTGCGGACGGATTAGGTGTTGGAATCAAATCTATGGTTGGAGAATTTAATCAAAATAAAGAGTTTGTAGGTATGATTGAAACAAGGCTTAAAAATAAATAG
- the ltrA gene encoding group II intron reverse transcriptase/maturase yields MLEEILDIRNVQKAFRQVTTNKGAGGIDGMQTDELRDYLNIHWQALKSDILAGNYRPQSVLKVEIPKTGGGTRILGIPTVIDRLLQQAISQWLSPKYEGDFSANSYGFRPGRSAHQAVFQGQVNLNAGYTWVVEVDLEKFFDTVNHDKLMSLLWVKIKDRGTLKLIRAYLSGGMMDNGLVSPRREGTPQGSPLSPLLSNIILNELDQILEDRGHRFVRYADDCSIYVRSRKSAFRVMAVMTGYLEDKLKLKVNREKSKVSRPSGSTLLGFSFYGSKQGWQIRVASKSLKTIKQKIREQTQRNHSIATSERIYRLEKVIRGWVNYFSIAKAKNQLLRLDEMVRVRLRMIIWKQWKKVYTRIGNLIKLGISRDKAYEWANSRKSYCRIAHSPILCRVLDNAYFTKLKYTGFTNYYYWKTEYQKKLF; encoded by the coding sequence ATGCTTGAAGAAATATTAGACATCCGAAATGTACAAAAAGCCTTTCGGCAGGTTACTACCAATAAGGGTGCTGGGGGTATTGATGGTATGCAGACCGATGAACTTCGTGACTACCTCAATATCCACTGGCAAGCATTAAAGAGTGATATTTTAGCGGGTAATTATCGACCACAATCTGTACTTAAGGTAGAAATACCCAAAACGGGCGGTGGAACGAGAATTTTGGGCATCCCAACGGTAATCGACAGGCTGTTGCAACAGGCGATCTCTCAATGGTTGAGTCCTAAGTACGAGGGCGATTTTTCAGCAAACAGTTATGGGTTTCGCCCGGGTCGCAGTGCACATCAGGCGGTATTTCAGGGGCAGGTAAACCTCAATGCGGGTTATACCTGGGTTGTAGAAGTGGACTTGGAAAAGTTCTTTGATACGGTCAACCACGACAAGCTTATGAGCCTGTTATGGGTTAAGATCAAGGATAGGGGGACCTTAAAGCTTATTCGTGCTTACCTAAGTGGCGGTATGATGGATAATGGACTGGTTAGCCCCAGAAGAGAGGGTACGCCGCAAGGTAGTCCTTTGAGCCCTTTATTATCAAACATTATTCTGAATGAGCTAGATCAAATTCTGGAAGACCGGGGCCACCGTTTTGTACGTTACGCAGATGACTGTAGTATTTATGTGCGGAGCAGAAAATCGGCCTTCCGTGTTATGGCGGTTATGACAGGCTATTTGGAAGATAAGTTGAAACTCAAGGTCAACCGGGAGAAGAGCAAAGTAAGCCGACCATCTGGTAGCACGCTTTTAGGCTTTTCCTTTTATGGCTCCAAACAAGGATGGCAGATCCGGGTTGCGTCCAAATCTCTGAAAACGATAAAACAGAAGATAAGGGAACAAACCCAACGGAACCATTCGATTGCTACTAGTGAACGAATTTATAGACTAGAAAAGGTCATACGGGGCTGGGTAAATTACTTTTCTATAGCCAAAGCCAAAAATCAGTTACTTAGATTAGACGAAATGGTCCGTGTAAGGTTAAGAATGATCATTTGGAAACAGTGGAAGAAAGTATATACCCGTATTGGGAACCTAATTAAGTTGGGTATTTCAAGGGACAAAGCTTATGAATGGGCAAACAGTCGAAAATCTTATTGCAGAATTGCTCACAGCCCAATACTATGTCGGGTGCTAGACAATGCATACTTTACAAAGCTAAAGTATACGGGCTTTACCAACTACTATTACTGGAAAACTGAATACCAGAAGAAATTATTCTAA
- a CDS encoding HAD hydrolase-like protein yields the protein MIFEKYLQEKDSFIFELDNVIFPEKDYFLQVYYLFAQFMEYGEQLNAAELLKYMQEIYVDEGADHVFAKTAEKFNIPEKYKVNFDMLLLSVRLPLKLLIYNEVLSFLQSIVLERKQIFLLVSGNPGMQLNKIKQTEWNGLEKYLTVFFTEEFEPEQDALKLIIEKQELKKDTVLLIGNSKFAKNSALKCKIEYLIVNELFKV from the coding sequence ATGATTTTTGAAAAATACTTACAAGAAAAAGATTCCTTTATTTTCGAATTAGATAACGTAATCTTTCCTGAAAAAGACTACTTCCTTCAAGTGTATTACCTTTTTGCACAGTTCATGGAGTATGGGGAGCAGCTTAATGCAGCGGAACTCCTTAAGTATATGCAGGAAATCTATGTTGATGAAGGGGCTGATCATGTTTTTGCCAAAACAGCGGAAAAATTCAATATACCTGAGAAATACAAGGTTAATTTTGATATGCTGTTGCTTAGTGTGCGCTTGCCGCTTAAATTATTGATATATAATGAAGTGCTGAGCTTTTTACAGTCTATCGTTTTAGAACGTAAGCAAATATTTCTATTGGTAAGTGGGAATCCGGGTATGCAGCTCAATAAAATTAAACAAACAGAGTGGAATGGGCTTGAAAAATACCTTACTGTATTTTTTACAGAAGAGTTTGAGCCAGAACAAGATGCGCTGAAATTGATTATAGAAAAACAAGAGTTAAAAAAAGATACGGTATTGTTAATTGGCAATTCCAAATTTGCAAAAAACAGCGCTTTGAAGTGTAAAATAGAATATTTGATTGTGAATGAACTATTTAAGGTGTAA
- the sucC gene encoding ADP-forming succinate--CoA ligase subunit beta → MNIHEYQGKEILKSFGVAVQEGIVADTVEQAVEAAKKMKTDYNSDWVVIKAQIHAGGRGKGGGVKLAKNLDEVKERATAILGMQLVTPQTGPEGKKVNKILVAQDVYYPGASETKEFYISVLLNRSNGRNIIMYSTEGGMDIEEVAEHTPHLIYKEEIDPKVGLQAFQARKIAFNLGLSGAAFKEMVKFVTALYKAYDSTDSAMFEINPVLKTSDDKIIAVDAKVDLDENALFRHPDYAAMRDKLEEDPTDVEASESNLNYVKLDGNVGCMVNGAGLAMATMDIIKIAGGEPANFLDVGGTANAQTVKAGFNIILKDPNVKAILINIFGGIVRCDRVAQGVIDAYNEIGNVPVPIICRLQGTNAEEAKKLIDESGLKVYSAIALQDASDLVTKVLA, encoded by the coding sequence ATGAATATCCACGAATATCAAGGTAAAGAAATACTTAAAAGTTTTGGAGTAGCCGTACAAGAAGGTATAGTAGCCGACACGGTAGAGCAGGCTGTAGAAGCTGCTAAAAAAATGAAAACCGATTACAATTCTGACTGGGTTGTAATTAAAGCTCAAATCCACGCTGGTGGACGCGGTAAAGGTGGTGGCGTAAAATTAGCCAAAAACCTTGATGAGGTTAAAGAAAGAGCTACCGCTATATTAGGTATGCAATTGGTAACCCCACAAACCGGTCCTGAAGGAAAGAAGGTTAACAAAATTTTAGTTGCACAGGATGTTTATTATCCAGGAGCTTCGGAAACCAAAGAATTTTATATTAGTGTGTTGTTAAACCGTTCTAACGGAAGAAACATCATCATGTACTCTACCGAAGGTGGAATGGACATTGAAGAGGTTGCTGAGCACACTCCACACTTGATCTACAAAGAAGAGATTGATCCTAAAGTTGGTTTACAAGCATTTCAGGCACGTAAAATTGCTTTCAATCTAGGCTTAAGTGGTGCTGCTTTTAAAGAAATGGTGAAATTTGTTACTGCACTTTACAAAGCTTACGACAGTACTGATTCTGCTATGTTTGAAATTAACCCTGTATTAAAAACATCTGATGATAAAATCATTGCTGTTGATGCTAAAGTAGATTTAGACGAGAATGCTTTGTTCCGTCATCCTGATTATGCAGCAATGCGCGATAAACTGGAAGAAGATCCTACTGACGTAGAGGCTAGTGAATCAAACCTTAACTATGTAAAACTTGACGGTAACGTTGGTTGTATGGTTAACGGTGCTGGTTTAGCTATGGCAACTATGGATATCATTAAAATTGCTGGTGGTGAACCTGCTAACTTCCTTGATGTAGGTGGAACTGCTAATGCACAAACTGTAAAAGCTGGTTTCAACATCATCCTTAAAGACCCTAACGTAAAAGCTATCTTAATTAATATTTTTGGTGGTATTGTACGTTGTGACCGTGTTGCACAAGGCGTTATTGATGCTTATAATGAAATCGGTAATGTTCCGGTTCCAATTATCTGCCGCTTACAAGGTACAAATGCTGAGGAAGCTAAAAAACTGATCGATGAGTCGGGATTGAAAGTATATTCTGCTATTGCATTACAAGATGCGTCTGACTTAGTAACTAAAGTATTGGCATAA